The following proteins are co-located in the Plasmodium vinckei vinckei genome assembly, chromosome: PVVCY_11 genome:
- a CDS encoding cullin-like protein, putative, with product MDPSAFKNFPVFYVKNKENVNIDNEQFSSSLRKFEEYIQSCFDFLPFKELKIDSENIFIIKNLFDFFVFYECDRLICETIENKCKDKTITFFDDLETKINNNEFKNAEEFLNYYVHIWNNFSLVIVHLEDVLESFNSYNKITSVNFDTPSYIFTEIWKKYTHDFTKIKNSIISSTSEYLKWDKIYCETKFYQYVCMNIYNDESTKNMLINIDNKNLGNIKYDQIGNDKFINYSHGNWQIDKINEINFDQKENDNNSVCKENPTKINEKLLSTVLRIIDILEMYEEFEKVYKNETYEYFKNRVKKSNQLLINEKNKTIDNRLYNFPNELENYLCHEQMRCRKFLKEETEIAILNMLKELLIVNHKDILYQKEYIDYCIINEKYDSLRILYLFSLNLNITEEFCNLFCNSVESIGVDLINNLINNRNNINILNDKFIQLINFKLNIDRIIIMSFRYSYFFTKKWKEVLEHFLNKGDQAEKYMPIILSIYLNNLMMMYNTCLNKLRKYYILNKKIKSEKIKNKIYRNNISNPHFLSNTDSVGIVEGENDQGSNNKGNQESGDENDNELNSQYSYSDYDNSANGDKIDMNYHSEKVEKLFRMYQDIGKCIMSIVTIVLSLFKYISDKEKFEKYYRIFMCKRLINDNSFNIVLDIKVFKTLKKECGQQFTKKIESILKDMKITSKMVKRFYNEMPHNSIKLLKKKKYFVNIIFNEIWDYNKLETSVIYPESVKMCNDYFLKYYKRYNKSKNITFLPLFGLCILKVNFSRITKKKEYARWQADILQLLEKNNSNKNDDKSESGNDTFSKKKKQKKFYITVTIMQALCLLQFNKNLEYTINELSDVTGISTDNILSYLKSIYSNDETQILIYDEINKTFKVNSQFKSKKKHLAVDYADTTYRDNTNIPALTQENMENEDISLHIDAAIVKFLKVEGKASQMNICEYIKKKMNISSNEQITNRVSSLVNREFIFFQNDLYHYEL from the exons atgGATCCAAGtgcttttaaaaatttcccagttttttatgttaaaaataaag aaaatgtTAACATAGACAATGAGCAATTTTCGAGTAGCTTAAGAAAGTTTGAAGAATATATCCAAAGTTGTTTCGATTTTTTACCGTTTAAAGAGTTAAAGATAGAtagtgaaaatatatttataattaaaaacttattcgatttttttgttttttatgaGTGTGATAGATTAATATGTGAAacaattgaaaataaatgtaaagaCAAAACAATCACATTTTTTGACGATTTAGAaactaaaataaataataatgaatttaaaaatgcggaagaatttttaaattattatgtcCATATATGGAATAATTTTTCGCTAGTTATAGTTCATTTAGAAGATGTATTAGAATCATTTAACTcgtataataaaattacatCTGTGAATTTTGATACTCcttcttatatatttactgaaatatggaaaaagtATACTCAtgattttacaaaaataaaaaatagtataataTCAAGTACTTCTGAATATTTAAAGTGGGATAAAATCTATTGTGAAACCaaattttatcaatatgtatgtatgaatatatataatgatgaaAGCACAAAAAACATgcttataaatatagataataaaaatttaggcaatataaaatatgatcaAATTGGtaatgataaatttattaattattctCATGGAAATTGGCAAATTGATAAGATTAATGAAATTAACTTTGatcaaaaagaaaatgataataattctGTTTGTAAAGAAAATcctacaaaaataaatgagaAACTACTTTCTACTGTACTAAGAATAATAGACATTCTAGAAATGTATGAAGAATTTGAAAAAgtgtataaaaatgaaacatatgaatactttaaaaatagggttaaaaaaagtaatcaattattaataaatgaaaaaaataaaaccatAGATAATcgattatataattttccaaATGAATTAGAGAATTATCTATGTCATGAACAAATGAGATGTcgtaaatttttaaaagaagaaacagaaatagctattttaaatatgttaaaaGAACTTTTAATAGTAAACCataaagatatattatatcaaaaaGAGTATATAGATTATTGtataattaatgaaaaatatgattcattaagaattttatatttattttctctaaatttaaatataactgaagaattttgtaatttattttgtaactCCGTTGAATCTATAGGGGttgatttaattaataatttaattaataatcgaaataatataaatatattaaatgataaatttatacaattaataaattttaaattaaatattgataggattattattatgtcaTTTagatattcatatttttttacaaaaaaatggaaagaaGTACTTGAgcactttttaaataaaggtGATCAAgctgaaaaatatatgccaATTATACTTAGCATATATCTAAACAATTTAATGATGATGTATAACACATGCTTAAATAAGCTTaggaaatattatatattaaataagaaaatcaaaagtgaaaaaataaaaaataaaatatatcgaAATAACATTAGTAATccacattttttaagtaaTACCGATAGTGTTGGAATAGTAGAAGGAGAAAACGATCAAGGTTCTAATAATAAGGGGAATCAAGAATCTGGGGATGAAAACgataatgaattaaatagCCAATATAGTTATTCGGATTATGACAATAGCGCAAATGGTGATAAAATTGATATGAATTACCATTCAGAAAAAGTTGAAAAGCTGTTCAGAATGTATCAAGATATTGGAAAGTGTATTATGAGTATAGTAACTATTGTACTTAgcctttttaaatatataagtgacaaagaaaaatttgaaaaatattatcgtATTTTTATGTGTAAACGATTAATAAATGACAATTCATTTAACATAGTATTAGATATTAAAGTTTTTAAAACTCTTAAAAAAGAATGTGGCCAACaatttactaaaaaaatagaaagtattttaaaagatatGAAAATTACATCAAAAATGGTTAAACGATTTTATAATGAAATGCCTCATAattcaataaaattattaaaaaaaaaaaaatattttgtaaatattatttttaatgaaatttGGGATTATAATAAACTCGAAACTAGTGTAATATACCCAGAATCTGTAAAAATGTGTaatgattattttcttaaatattataagcGCTATAATAAATCCAAAAATATCACTTTTTTGCCTCTATTTGGGTTATGCATATTAAAAGTAAATTTTAGTAGAAtaaccaaaaaaaaagaatatgcACGATGGCAAGCTGACATTTTACAACTtcttgaaaaaaataattcaaataagAATGATGATAAATCAGAAAGTGGCAATGACACattttccaaaaaaaaaaaacaaaaaaaattttatattactgTAACAATTATGCAAGCGCTTTGCTTACttcaatttaataaaaacttGGAGTATAcaataaatgaattaagCGATGTGACAGGTATATCAactgataatatattatcctATTTAAAATCTATTTACTCTAATGATGAAacacaaattttaatttatgatgaaataaataaaacatttaagGTTAATTCCCaatttaaatcaaaaaaaaaacatttagcAGTAGATTATGCTGATACAACATATAGAGACAATACAAATATTCCTGCATTGACACAAGAAAATATGGAGAATGAAGATATAAGTTTACATATTGATGCAGCTAttgttaaatttttaaaagtagAAGGAAAAGCGTCacaaatgaatatatgtgaatatattaaaaaaaaaatgaatatctCTTCCAATGAACAAATTACAAATAGAGTATCTTCATTGGTAAATAGagaatttatattttttcaaaatgatCTTTATCATTAcgaattataa
- a CDS encoding phosphatidylinositol/phosphatidylcholine transfer protein, putative: MSAEDVQFLKLDTLAKRFEEKINTIKGLLKEKNIKIEESLLIRYILSYGDKTDELVNAVTRAVEWRKENLEPILKSDKLHFKGDDIIFPIRVKPYYFLIRKTLAACPHKYAIDNQPVVIGRLKLCNFTFLLDNVPEDIIIDYIVYSNEHEYTICNKQSKKYNSICRTYRFIDLKGFALRQFDKRFLKIFASTSKLSEFLHPQLVFNTYLINAPSYIRITIETLKAFGISRRTLNKLRIPKVIENVESADCEWFNTIVNKKDIPSYLGGLCKCKNGCIPGFKNDQECMEEFNLEDVKAEIKKQLSKISNS; this comes from the exons atgaGTGCTGAAGATGTACAGTTTCTTAAGCTTGACACACTGGCAAAACGATTtgaggaaaaaataaataccaTAAAAGgattattaaaagaaaaaaatataaaaatagaagaATCACTTTTAAttagatatattttatcttatGGAGACAAAACAGATGAACTAGTTAATGCAGTTACAAGAGCTGTTGAATGgagaaaagaaaatttagaGCCAATACTAAAAAGTGATAAATTACATTTTAAAGGTGatgatattatatttccGATTCGAGTTAaaccatattattttttaatacgaAAAACATTAGCAGCATGTCCCCACAAATATGCTATAGACAACCAACCTGTTGTTATTGGCCgattaaaattatgtaattttacatttttattagatAATGTTCCTGAAGATATTATAATAGACTATATTGTATATTCAAATGAACACGAATATACAATATGTAATAAGCAAAGTAAAAAGTACAATTCTATATGTAGAACATATAGATTTATTGATTTAAAAGGTTTTGCCCTTAGACAATTTGACAAAcgatttttaaaaatttttgcAAGTACATCAAAATTATCTGAATTTCTTCACCCCCAACTAGTTTTCAATACA tACTTAATAAATGCTCCATCCTATATAAGGATTACAATTGAAACATTAAAGGCCTTTGGGATTAGTAGAAGAACCTTAAATAAGTTGAGAATACCCAAAGTGATAGAAAACGTAGAATCTGCAGATTGCGAATGGTTCAATACGATAgtgaataaaaaa GATATACCGTCATATCTCGGTGGATTGTGTAAGTGTAAAAATGGATGTATACCTGGATTCAAGAATGATCAAGAATGTATGGAAGAATTCAACTTAGAGGATGTAAAAgcagaaataaaaaaacaacttTCAAAAATAAGCAATTCCTAA